The Chryseobacterium sp. LJ668 genome segment TCAGGCTTAAAGTCTGAATAATTGCTAGATTCAGGAACAAAATCATTAAGATGCAAAAACTTGTCCATTTTAGGATTGCTGGTCCAAGCCCAGCCTTTTAATTGTATATGAGGTGCAAAAATCGTAAAAGTAGGGATGTTCAAAGACTTACTCAGGTTGGTGGCACCGCCCTCATTGCCAATCAGACATTTACAAAGGCTGGTTACCGCCGCAAATTCCCTGAGATTTTTTGTGTCAAATTCTTTAACGATAGCTTTCTGTGTTATATCAGAAACCATATTCATTAGTTTTATAAAAAGCTCTTTTTGAAAGGGTAGATAATTACACAATATTTTCGAATCTGGCTGAAATTTAACAATATTGTCGAGCACTTTAGCTATATATTCCAAAGGATAAGTCTTTTCTTCAGAGCTGCCAAATGTGCTGATCATTACTAAGCTGTCGTCTGTTTTCAACCCGTTTTGTGTAAGAATTTTTTTGGCATTTTCAAGCTCCTCATCCAAAATATAAGTTTTTGGGAAAATTTCTTGAAATTTAATATCCAAAGGTTCAAGTAATTGCAATCGATGTTCAATGCCTAACGTAGTGTTATCAGAAATTGCTTTCTGTCGCCTTTTCACGGGATTATTGTAAAAAAACTTCGTGTAGTTTTTAAAAAAGCCAATTCTTTTTTTTGCTCCGGAAAATAAAGTTAATAATCCGGTATCTATTTTAGAATATAAATCAATAACAATATCAAAATTTTCTCTTCGAATATTTTGCATCATTTGTACAAAATTTTGATCATCCCAAAAAATGAGATGATCGAGATAGGGGTTACCATACAAAATTTGCTTATGTTTTTCCTCCAAAAGGACGCTTAATTCGGCATCCGGAAATTTCTTTTTCAATAAAGGAAAGGTAGTAGAACTAACCAAGATATCACCCATGAATTTTTTCTGAATGATTAAAATCTTTATTTTATCTGCCAAACTCTGTGATTGTTTTTTCAATAATTCTGACGCAGTCTAACAACTGCTCTTCTGTAATTACCAAAGGTGGTGCCAATCTGATGATGTTTCCGTGAGTTGGTTTTGCAAGCAATCCGTTTTCCTTTAGCTGCAAACATAGATCCCACGCGGTTGAACTTTCTGGTGTATCATTGATTAAGATAGCATTAAGCAAGCCTTTTCCTCTTACTTTGGTGATCAGATCAGATTTTTCAATCAATTTTTCGATTTCAGATCTGAATATTTGGCCTAATTCTTCTGCTCTTTCAGATAGTTTTTCATCTTCTACAACATCCAAAGCTGCAATGGCAACTGCACAGGCAATCGGGTTTCCACCGAAAGTAGAACCGTGTTGTCCGGGTTTGATGACATTCATGATCTCGTCATTTGCCAAAACTGCTGAAACGGGATACATTCCTCCTGAAATAGCTTTCCCCAAAATTAAAATATCCGGCTGCACATTTTCATGATGACAGGCAATCAATCTTCCTGTTCTCGCAATTCCGGTTTGTACTTCGTCTGCAATGAAAAGAACATTGTATTTTTTACATAAGTCGGAAGCATTTTTAAGGAAATTTTCGTCCGGAACGTAAACTCCGGCTTCACCCTGGATAGGTTCAACTAAAAATGCTGCAATATTTTGAGCATCATTTTTTAAAACTTCTTCTAAAGCTGCAAGATCGTTATATGGAATTTTTACAAATCCCGGTGTGAAAGGGCCGTAATTTTTATTGGCATCAGGATCATTTGAAAATGACACGATGGTTGTGGTTCTTCCATGGAAATTATTTTCACAAACTACAATTTTCGCTGCGTTTTCTTTAATACCTTTTATTTCGTAACTCCATTTTCTGGCTAATTTTACAGCAGTTTCCACAGCCTCAGCACCAGAATTCATTGGTAAAACTTTATCAAAACCAAAAAGGGTGGTAATTTTTTTTTCGTATTCTCCCAAACTTGAATTGTAAAATGCTCTTGACGTTAACGCTAATTTCTTAGCCTGATCAACTAAAGCTTCCACAATTTTCGGATGCGAATGACCTTGGTTTACAGCCGAATAAGCTGAAAGGAAATCGTAATATTTCTTGCCTTCAACATCCCAAACAAATACGCCTTCACCTTTATCTAAAACCACAGGAAGCGGATGGTAATTGTGCGCGCCATGTTTTTCTTCAAGTTCAATAAAATATTGTGAGTTCTTTATTTGTTCTGCTGTTGACATAAAATTTTGATTTTGGCAAAGTTAATAATTTAATACGAAAAGGGGAACACAAAAAAACTGCTCCAAAATGAAGCAGTTTATGTTTTTTATAAAAAAATAATCTTAGTGATTATCATATTTTTTATCCATCACAAAACTCTCCATGAATTTTGTCGTATAATTTCCTGAAAGATAAGCTTCATCTTCCATCAACTGTCTGTGGAAAGGAATAGTCGTTTTTACACCTTCTACATAGAATTCTTCCAGAGCACGCTTCATTTTTGCAATTGCTTCTTCACGGGTTTGTGCCGTAGTGATTAGTTTTGCAATCATAGAATCGTAGTTAGAAGGAATAGTGTATCCAGAATAAACATGGGTGTCAACTCTTATTCCGTGTCCGCCGGGAATATTTAATCCGGTGATTTTTCCCGGAGAAGGTCTGAAATCAGCATATGGATCTTCAGCATTAATTCTGCATTCGATCGAGTGTAATTTCGGGTAGTGGTTGATTCCTGAAATAGGAGTTCCTGCTGCCAAAAGAATCTGCTCTCTGATGAGGTCGTAGTCAATCACCTGCTCAGTAATAGGGTGTTCCACCTGAATTCTTGTGTTCATTTCCATGAAATAGAAATTTCTGTGTTTGTCAACAAGGAATTCAATCGTTCCTACACCTTCATAACCGATAAATTCTGCCGCCTTTACTGCTGCTTCACCCATTTTCTCACGAAGTTCGTCAGTCATGAATGGGGAAGGAGTTTCTTCAGTTAATTTCTGGTTTCTTCTCTGTACAGAACAGTCTCTTTCAGAAAGGTGACAAGCTTTACCAAATTGGTCACCTGCAACCTGAATCTCGATATGTCTGGGCTCTTCAATCAGTTTTTCCATGTACATTCCTCCGTTTCCGAAGGCTGCAACAGCTTCCTGAATGGCAGATTCCCAATGTTCTTTAAGATCTTCTGCTTTCCAAACAGCTCTCATCCCTTTACCACCACCACCGGCAGTAGCTTTGATCATTACGGGATATCCTGTTTCTTCTGCTGTTTTTACAGCGTGCTCGTAAGATTCAATTAAACCTTCAGAACCAGGAACGCAAGGTACATTTGCTGCTTTCATTGTTGCCTTCGCATTGGCTTTGTCACCCATTCTCTCGATTTGCTCAGGACTTGCACCAATAAATTTGATGCCGTTTTTAGCACAGATTCTGGAGAAGTTGGCGTTTTCAGATAAGAAACCGTAACCCGGGTGAATAGCATCAGCATTGGTGATTTCTGCAGCAGCAATAATGCTTGGGATTCTAAGGTAAGAGTCTTTACTCATCGGCGGGCCGATGCAAACTGCTTCATCAGCAAATCTTACATGAAGACTGTCTTTGTCGGCAGTGGAGTATACCGCAACAGTTTTGATTCCCATCTCTTTGCACGTACGTAAAATACGCATCGCAATTTCGCCACGATTGGCAATTAATATTTTTTTGAACATCCTCTGAAATTTTAAATTTTAAATTTTGAATTTTAAATTATTTTAAATGAAACAATTTCCATCTAAAATCTATAATCTTTCATCTAAAATTCCTTAAGATGGATCTACTAAGAATAATGGTTGGTCATATTCCACCGGAGAAGAATCGTCTACTAAAATCTTAACAATCTTTCCGCTTACTTCAGATTCGATCTGGTTGAATAATTTCATTGCTTCAATAACACAAACTACCTTTCCATTTGATACTTCATCACCTACGTTGATGAAAACATCTTTGTCCGGAGATGGTTTTCTATAGAATGTTCCGATCATTGGAGATTTAATAGTTACATATTTACTATCATCAGAAGCTGCTACAGGAATTTCTGCAGAAGGTGATACGGCGGCGGGAGCATGTCCCGGAGCTGCCAGCTGAGGAGCCTGCTGATACATTGCGGGTTGAGAAACATAGCTTACTTCATTGCCTCCAAGCGGAGTTTTAATAGTAATTTCGAAATCTTTAGTCTTGTATTTTACTTCTGAAACTTCAGCTTTAGATACAAACTTGATAAGATTTTGTATGTCTTTAATGTCCATAAAATTGATATTTGATTTGTCGTCAAAGATACCAAAAAAACACAAAAAGCAACAAAAAACCACTCATTTTTATTAAAATTGAGTGGTTTTTGTATTAAATAGAGATTTTTAAATTAAAAAGCTCTTAGTTTTCTTCTGTAGTAGTTTCTACTGTTTTTTCCAATACTACTTTTCCTCTGTAGTATAATTTTCCTTCATGCCAATGCGCTCTGTGGTACAAGTGCATTTCTCCTGTTGTTGCATCTTTTGCCAATTGAGGAACTACTGCTTTGTAATGAGTTCTTCTCTTATCTCTTCTTGTAGACGACTGTCTTCTCTTTGGATGTGCCATTTTGTAATAACTTTTTTAATTTGATGAGCGATGAGATCTTTGCATCATCTCATCATATTATTATTATTTAATTTTTATCTTTTAATTTCTTCAAAGCTTCCCATCTCGGGTCAACTTCTTCTTCTTCCTTTTCAATTTCTTTCGGACTGAATTTTTCCAGGATTGCCAAGTCTTCATCACTTATATTAGGTGATATTTTCTTCATGGGTATAGATAGTGCAACATTTTCATAAATCAAATGTGCTACGTTGAATGCATGGTCTTTAGCCGGAATAGTGATTACGTCTTCCTCGCTGTCGTCATACTCTTCCCCGAATTTAACTAAAATACCAACTTCGTTTTCTACAGGGTATGTAAAATTATCGTTTGTAATATCACAAACCAATTCTACAGTTCCGTTTACTTTTACCTCAAATTCTAAAAATGTAGTGTGCTTATTTAAAAATACTTCTACATCAATATTAGGATTTGTAAATTCCTGTTCAGTTTCGAATAATTGAAAGAACTCTTTATTGATCTCAAACCTGAACTCGTGCTTACCGATTTTCAGTCCGGAAAAGCTTATATCGTAGTTTCTTAACTTGTCCATAAAATGAGTGTGCAAAAATATGCATTTATTTTAATATTACAAATAAAATGTTTAACAAAATTGATATTAATTAGATTTGCGACTTACATATCACTTTCTACAGGAAGATCTTCGTCAATTCCGTTATCTGAGGGCATTCTTCTCGGCTGAAGGCGATTGCTCATCATTTCTTTATAATCACTTCTGTTATTGAAAATTTTAATAGCCATGAAAATAGCTTCCATAAAGCTCTGCTCATCGGCGATATTTTTCCCGGCTATATCATAAGCAACACCATGATCCGGAGAAGTTCTGATAAAGGGAAGTCCTGCTGTATAATTTACCCCTTCTTCATACGCTAAAGTTTTAAAAGGCGCCAATCCCTGATCGTGGTACATAGCCAAGACCGCATCAAAACTTTGATATTTATTTGGCTGGAAGAAACTGTCTGCCGGGAAAGGTCCGAAAGCCAAAATCCCCTGGTCCGAAAGTTCTTTGATGGCCGGCGAAATGATTTCAATCTCTTCATTCCCGATGACGCCGCCGTCTCCGGAATGAGGGTTCAGACCTAATACTGCAATTTTAGGTTTAGATATAGAGAAATCTTCAATTAAGGTCTGGTTTAAAGCCTTGATTTGCTTTTTTATTTTTTCTTTAGAAATATTTTCAGCAACCTGCGAAATAGGAATGTGATGGGTAGAAACAGCAACTTTTAGTCCATCTGTTACCAAAAACATCAAGCCTTTCTTATTAAATTTTTCTTCAAAATAACCCGTGTGTCCTGCATGTTTAAAGCCCATCTTTACCATTTCGTCTTTATTGATAGGCGCGGTAACCAAGACGTCAATTTCTCCATTCATCAGAGCTTCCGTGGCAGCTTCCAGCGAATCGATCGCCATTCTGGTAGATTCCTCAGTTGGTTTTCCCAATTCCACATTAGAATTATCTTTTACCAAATTAAGCATGTTCAGCTTTCCGTTTTGAGCCTGTGAAGTTTCTGTGATGTAATTAAAATTCAGATTAAGCTTAAAAATATTCTTCTGATAAGTAAATAATTTCCCTGAGCCGAAAATAATGGGGGTGAAAAAGTCTGTAATAGTTTTGTCTTTCAGAGATTTCATGATGATTTCCGGGCCGATGCCGTTGAAGTCACCAATTGAAATTCCTACTCGTACTTTATGGTTTTTTGGGCTCATTTTGATTATCTTTGAAGATTATAATTTTACAAATTTAGCAAAAAATAATATGTTCACAGGAATTATTGAAGCGGTAGGAATTATTGAGAAGATTGAAGAAAACGGCAGCAATATTAATTTTACTTTAAGCTGTCCATTTACCCAGGAATTAAAAATTGATCAGAGTCTTGCTCATAACGGATGTTGTCTTACCGTGGTGGAAATTACCGGGAGTCAATACGTTGTTACTGCGATCAATGAGACTTTAGAAAAAACAAATTTGGGAAAATGGGAAACGGGAAGCGTGGTGAATCTTGAGCGCTGCATGATAATGAATGGAAGGCTTGACGGACACATTGTTCAGGGGCATGTAGATCAAACCGGCGATATTGTAGATATCGAAAATAAAGATGGCAGCTATTTTGTTACTATACGATATAATTCAGAAGGAGGTTTCGTAACGGTTCCGCAAGGTTCAATTACTGTAAACGGAATCAGTCTTACCGTTGCCAAGAGTGGCGATTTTCAATTTTCTGTTGCTATAATCCCTTATACATGGGAGTTTACCAATATGAAAAATGTTAAGATCGGGGATAGAGTCAACCTTGAATTTGATATTGTTGGTAAGTACATTGCTAAATTAATTAACAGGCAGAATGGCGTTTAATAAATATAAAGGGTATAGTTTAAGAAACCGGTTTTTTTTTGGTTTCTTATTCGTCTGTCTTTTAAGTGTTGCGGCATCTTCATTGGTTCCTTATTTTGTTCTGCGGAACAATGCTCTCCAGCAAAGCAAGATTGATATGCAGGAGAAGACCAATGCGGTAATAAGGTTTTTAGATTATGCAGTAAGCCAG includes the following:
- a CDS encoding glycosyltransferase family 9 protein, producing MADKIKILIIQKKFMGDILVSSTTFPLLKKKFPDAELSVLLEEKHKQILYGNPYLDHLIFWDDQNFVQMMQNIRRENFDIVIDLYSKIDTGLLTLFSGAKKRIGFFKNYTKFFYNNPVKRRQKAISDNTTLGIEHRLQLLEPLDIKFQEIFPKTYILDEELENAKKILTQNGLKTDDSLVMISTFGSSEEKTYPLEYIAKVLDNIVKFQPDSKILCNYLPFQKELFIKLMNMVSDITQKAIVKEFDTKNLREFAAVTSLCKCLIGNEGGATNLSKSLNIPTFTIFAPHIQLKGWAWTSNPKMDKFLHLNDFVPESSNYSDFKPELFEDQLKDFLNLALND
- the rocD gene encoding ornithine--oxo-acid transaminase, giving the protein MSTAEQIKNSQYFIELEEKHGAHNYHPLPVVLDKGEGVFVWDVEGKKYYDFLSAYSAVNQGHSHPKIVEALVDQAKKLALTSRAFYNSSLGEYEKKITTLFGFDKVLPMNSGAEAVETAVKLARKWSYEIKGIKENAAKIVVCENNFHGRTTTIVSFSNDPDANKNYGPFTPGFVKIPYNDLAALEEVLKNDAQNIAAFLVEPIQGEAGVYVPDENFLKNASDLCKKYNVLFIADEVQTGIARTGRLIACHHENVQPDILILGKAISGGMYPVSAVLANDEIMNVIKPGQHGSTFGGNPIACAVAIAALDVVEDEKLSERAEELGQIFRSEIEKLIEKSDLITKVRGKGLLNAILINDTPESSTAWDLCLQLKENGLLAKPTHGNIIRLAPPLVITEEQLLDCVRIIEKTITEFGR
- the accC gene encoding acetyl-CoA carboxylase biotin carboxylase subunit; this encodes MFKKILIANRGEIAMRILRTCKEMGIKTVAVYSTADKDSLHVRFADEAVCIGPPMSKDSYLRIPSIIAAAEITNADAIHPGYGFLSENANFSRICAKNGIKFIGASPEQIERMGDKANAKATMKAANVPCVPGSEGLIESYEHAVKTAEETGYPVMIKATAGGGGKGMRAVWKAEDLKEHWESAIQEAVAAFGNGGMYMEKLIEEPRHIEIQVAGDQFGKACHLSERDCSVQRRNQKLTEETPSPFMTDELREKMGEAAVKAAEFIGYEGVGTIEFLVDKHRNFYFMEMNTRIQVEHPITEQVIDYDLIREQILLAAGTPISGINHYPKLHSIECRINAEDPYADFRPSPGKITGLNIPGGHGIRVDTHVYSGYTIPSNYDSMIAKLITTAQTREEAIAKMKRALEEFYVEGVKTTIPFHRQLMEDEAYLSGNYTTKFMESFVMDKKYDNH
- the accB gene encoding acetyl-CoA carboxylase biotin carboxyl carrier protein, coding for MDIKDIQNLIKFVSKAEVSEVKYKTKDFEITIKTPLGGNEVSYVSQPAMYQQAPQLAAPGHAPAAVSPSAEIPVAASDDSKYVTIKSPMIGTFYRKPSPDKDVFINVGDEVSNGKVVCVIEAMKLFNQIESEVSGKIVKILVDDSSPVEYDQPLFLVDPS
- the rpmF gene encoding 50S ribosomal protein L32; protein product: MAHPKRRQSSTRRDKRRTHYKAVVPQLAKDATTGEMHLYHRAHWHEGKLYYRGKVVLEKTVETTTEEN
- a CDS encoding YceD family protein, whose protein sequence is MDKLRNYDISFSGLKIGKHEFRFEINKEFFQLFETEQEFTNPNIDVEVFLNKHTTFLEFEVKVNGTVELVCDITNDNFTYPVENEVGILVKFGEEYDDSEEDVITIPAKDHAFNVAHLIYENVALSIPMKKISPNISDEDLAILEKFSPKEIEKEEEEVDPRWEALKKLKDKN
- the pdxA gene encoding 4-hydroxythreonine-4-phosphate dehydrogenase PdxA, whose product is MSPKNHKVRVGISIGDFNGIGPEIIMKSLKDKTITDFFTPIIFGSGKLFTYQKNIFKLNLNFNYITETSQAQNGKLNMLNLVKDNSNVELGKPTEESTRMAIDSLEAATEALMNGEIDVLVTAPINKDEMVKMGFKHAGHTGYFEEKFNKKGLMFLVTDGLKVAVSTHHIPISQVAENISKEKIKKQIKALNQTLIEDFSISKPKIAVLGLNPHSGDGGVIGNEEIEIISPAIKELSDQGILAFGPFPADSFFQPNKYQSFDAVLAMYHDQGLAPFKTLAYEEGVNYTAGLPFIRTSPDHGVAYDIAGKNIADEQSFMEAIFMAIKIFNNRSDYKEMMSNRLQPRRMPSDNGIDEDLPVESDM
- a CDS encoding riboflavin synthase — protein: MFTGIIEAVGIIEKIEENGSNINFTLSCPFTQELKIDQSLAHNGCCLTVVEITGSQYVVTAINETLEKTNLGKWETGSVVNLERCMIMNGRLDGHIVQGHVDQTGDIVDIENKDGSYFVTIRYNSEGGFVTVPQGSITVNGISLTVAKSGDFQFSVAIIPYTWEFTNMKNVKIGDRVNLEFDIVGKYIAKLINRQNGV